One Cetobacterium somerae ATCC BAA-474 genomic window carries:
- a CDS encoding MoaD/ThiS family protein — protein sequence MLEIRFFATLRDNRENIIKIPFYQDITGVQLLKIFNISQDQVSIFLVNGFHRSLDIKLCDDDIISIFPPVGGG from the coding sequence ATGTTAGAGATTCGCTTTTTTGCTACTCTTAGAGATAATAGAGAAAATATTATAAAAATACCATTTTATCAAGATATTACAGGAGTTCAACTTCTTAAAATCTTTAATATTTCACAAGATCAAGTATCTATATTTTTAGTTAATGGCTTTCATCGCTCTTTAGATATAAAACTTTGTGATGACGATATTATTTCAATTTTTCCACCTGTTGGTGGTGGCTAA
- a CDS encoding HesA/MoeB/ThiF family protein: MEKRYIKNFDSLSEFEQKIIKQKNILVIGLGGLGGFVLDSLARLGVNKIKLIDFDNFDITNLNRQLLSTEKNIGLSKVLEGKKYINSINSLIDVEIFNYKFEECCFKTIFEDIDIVFDCCDNIITKFNIEEQCQIFNTPLIYGAVAGYFGQVSCILPNFTLLKQIYPKKNIEGVESKTGNLCFVVSIVASLQINIFLKLILKKTIKTNGFYYIDMNIFEIQWISFEIKKEK, translated from the coding sequence ATGGAAAAAAGATATATCAAAAATTTTGACTCATTAAGTGAATTTGAACAAAAAATTATAAAACAAAAAAACATTTTAGTTATTGGCCTTGGTGGTCTTGGTGGATTTGTTTTAGACTCTTTAGCTCGACTAGGAGTAAATAAAATTAAACTCATCGATTTTGATAATTTTGATATTACTAATTTAAATCGCCAACTTTTATCAACAGAAAAAAATATTGGTCTCTCTAAAGTTTTAGAGGGAAAAAAATATATTAACTCAATTAATTCTTTGATTGATGTAGAGATTTTTAATTATAAATTTGAAGAATGTTGCTTTAAAACTATTTTTGAAGACATAGATATCGTTTTCGATTGCTGTGATAATATAATTACTAAGTTCAATATCGAAGAACAATGTCAAATTTTCAACACACCCCTTATTTATGGAGCAGTTGCAGGATATTTCGGACAAGTCAGTTGTATTTTACCTAATTTTACATTATTAAAACAAATTTATCCAAAAAAAAATATTGAAGGAGTGGAAAGTAAAACAGGTAATCTTTGCTTTGTCGTATCAATTGTAGCATCTTTACAAATAAATATTTTTCTTAAATTAATTTTAAAAAAAACAATAAAAACTAATGGTTTTTATTATATAGATATGAATATTTTTGAAATTCAATGGATTTCTTTTGAAATTAAAAAGGAAAAATGA